One Suricata suricatta isolate VVHF042 chromosome 15, meerkat_22Aug2017_6uvM2_HiC, whole genome shotgun sequence DNA segment encodes these proteins:
- the PLAG1 gene encoding zinc finger protein PLAG1 isoform X1, with amino-acid sequence MATVIPGDLSEVRDTQKVPSGKRKRGETKPRKNFPCQLCDKAFNSVEKLKVHSYSHTGERPYKCTQQDCTKAFVSKYKLQRHMATHSPEKTHKCNYCEKMFHRKDHLKNHLHTHDPNKETFKCEECGKNYNTKLGFKRHLALHAATSGDLTCKVCLQTFESTGVLLEHLKSHAGKSSSGVKEKKHQCEHCDRRFYTRKDVRRHMVVHTGRKDFLCQYCAQRFGRKDHLTRHMKKSHNQELLKVKTEPVDFLDPFTCNVSVPIKDELLPVMSLPSSELLSKPFTNTLQLNLYNTPFQSMPSSGPAHQMITTLPLGMTCPIDMDAVHPSHHLSFKYPFSSTSYAISIPEKEQPLKGEIESYLMELQGGVPSSSQECQASSSKLGLDPPIGSLDDGAGDLSLSKSSISISDPLNTPALDFSQLFNFIPLNGPPYNPLSVGSLGMSYSQEEAHSSVSQLPPQTQDLQDPANTIGLGSLHSLSAAFTSSFSTSTTLPRFHQAFQ; translated from the exons ATGGCCACTGTCATTCCTGGTGATTTGTCAGAAGTAAGAGATACCCAGAAAGTCCCTTCAGGGAAACGTAAGCGTGGTGAAACCAAACCAAGAAAAAACTTCCCTTGCCAACTGTGTGACAAGGCCTTTAACAGTGTTGAGAAATTAAAGGTTCACTCCTACTCTCACACAGGAGAGAGGCCCTACAAGTGCACACAACAAGACTGCACCAAGGCCTTTGTTTCTAAGTACAAATTACAAAG GCACATGGCTACTCATTCTCCTGAGAAAACCCACAAGTGTAATTATTGTGAGAAAATGTTTCACCGGAAAGATCACCTGAAGAACCACCTGCACACGCATGACCCTAACAAAGAGACGTTTAAGTGCGAAGAGTGTGGCAAGAACTACAACACCAAGCTCGGCTTCAAACGTCACCTGGCCTTGCACGCCGCCACCAGCGGTGACCTCACCTGCAAGGTCTGTCTGCAGACGTTCGAAAGCACAGGTGTGCTGCTGGAGCACCTGAAGTCCCACGCCGGCAAGTCGTCCAGCGGGGTGAAGGAGAAGAAGCACCAGTGTGAGCACTGCGACCGCCGCTTCTACACCCGGAAGGACGTCCGCAGACACATGGTGGTGCACACTGGAAGAAAGGACTTCCTCTGTCAGTACTGTGCACAGAGATTTGGGCGGAAGGATCACCTGACTCGTCACATGAAGAAGAGTCACAACCAAGAACTTCTGAAGGTCAAAACAGAGCCGGTGGACTTTCTGGATCCATTCACCTGCAATGTTTCTGTGCCTATTAAAGATGAGCTCCTCCCGGTGATGTCCTTACCTTCCAGTGAACTCTTGTCCAAGCCATTCACAAACACTTTGCAGTTAAACCTCTACAACACTCCATTTCAGTCCATGCCGAGCTCGGGCCCCGCCCACCAGATGATCACGACCTTACCTTTGGGAATGACATGCCCGATAGATATGGACGCTGTCCATCCTTCTCACCACCTTTCTTTCAAGTACCCGTTCAGTTCTACCTCATACGCGATTTCGATTCCTGAGAAAGAGCAGCCACTAAAGGGGGAAATTGAGAGTTACCTGATGGAGCTGCAGGGTGGCGTGCCCTCTTCATCGCAGGAGTGCCAGGCGTCGTCATCCAAGCTGGGGCTGGATCCTCCGATCGGCTCCCTAGATGATGGTGCAGGCGACCTCTCCCTGTCAAAAAGCTCAATCTCCATCAGCGACCCCCTAAACACACCAGCCTTGGATTTTTCCCAGCTGTTTAATTTCATACCCTTAAATGGCCCTCCCTACAATCCTCTATCGGTGGGGAGCCTCGGAATGAGCTATTCCCAAGAGGAGGCACATTCTTCTGTGTCTCAGCTGCCCCCCCAGACCCAGGATCTTCAAGATCCTGCAAACACTATAGGGCTCGGCTCCCTGCACTCGCTGTCCGCAGCCTTCACGAGTAGCTTCAGCACAAGCACCACACTACCGCGTTTCCATCAGGCTTTCCAGTAG
- the PLAG1 gene encoding zinc finger protein PLAG1 isoform X2 — protein sequence MATHSPEKTHKCNYCEKMFHRKDHLKNHLHTHDPNKETFKCEECGKNYNTKLGFKRHLALHAATSGDLTCKVCLQTFESTGVLLEHLKSHAGKSSSGVKEKKHQCEHCDRRFYTRKDVRRHMVVHTGRKDFLCQYCAQRFGRKDHLTRHMKKSHNQELLKVKTEPVDFLDPFTCNVSVPIKDELLPVMSLPSSELLSKPFTNTLQLNLYNTPFQSMPSSGPAHQMITTLPLGMTCPIDMDAVHPSHHLSFKYPFSSTSYAISIPEKEQPLKGEIESYLMELQGGVPSSSQECQASSSKLGLDPPIGSLDDGAGDLSLSKSSISISDPLNTPALDFSQLFNFIPLNGPPYNPLSVGSLGMSYSQEEAHSSVSQLPPQTQDLQDPANTIGLGSLHSLSAAFTSSFSTSTTLPRFHQAFQ from the coding sequence ATGGCTACTCATTCTCCTGAGAAAACCCACAAGTGTAATTATTGTGAGAAAATGTTTCACCGGAAAGATCACCTGAAGAACCACCTGCACACGCATGACCCTAACAAAGAGACGTTTAAGTGCGAAGAGTGTGGCAAGAACTACAACACCAAGCTCGGCTTCAAACGTCACCTGGCCTTGCACGCCGCCACCAGCGGTGACCTCACCTGCAAGGTCTGTCTGCAGACGTTCGAAAGCACAGGTGTGCTGCTGGAGCACCTGAAGTCCCACGCCGGCAAGTCGTCCAGCGGGGTGAAGGAGAAGAAGCACCAGTGTGAGCACTGCGACCGCCGCTTCTACACCCGGAAGGACGTCCGCAGACACATGGTGGTGCACACTGGAAGAAAGGACTTCCTCTGTCAGTACTGTGCACAGAGATTTGGGCGGAAGGATCACCTGACTCGTCACATGAAGAAGAGTCACAACCAAGAACTTCTGAAGGTCAAAACAGAGCCGGTGGACTTTCTGGATCCATTCACCTGCAATGTTTCTGTGCCTATTAAAGATGAGCTCCTCCCGGTGATGTCCTTACCTTCCAGTGAACTCTTGTCCAAGCCATTCACAAACACTTTGCAGTTAAACCTCTACAACACTCCATTTCAGTCCATGCCGAGCTCGGGCCCCGCCCACCAGATGATCACGACCTTACCTTTGGGAATGACATGCCCGATAGATATGGACGCTGTCCATCCTTCTCACCACCTTTCTTTCAAGTACCCGTTCAGTTCTACCTCATACGCGATTTCGATTCCTGAGAAAGAGCAGCCACTAAAGGGGGAAATTGAGAGTTACCTGATGGAGCTGCAGGGTGGCGTGCCCTCTTCATCGCAGGAGTGCCAGGCGTCGTCATCCAAGCTGGGGCTGGATCCTCCGATCGGCTCCCTAGATGATGGTGCAGGCGACCTCTCCCTGTCAAAAAGCTCAATCTCCATCAGCGACCCCCTAAACACACCAGCCTTGGATTTTTCCCAGCTGTTTAATTTCATACCCTTAAATGGCCCTCCCTACAATCCTCTATCGGTGGGGAGCCTCGGAATGAGCTATTCCCAAGAGGAGGCACATTCTTCTGTGTCTCAGCTGCCCCCCCAGACCCAGGATCTTCAAGATCCTGCAAACACTATAGGGCTCGGCTCCCTGCACTCGCTGTCCGCAGCCTTCACGAGTAGCTTCAGCACAAGCACCACACTACCGCGTTTCCATCAGGCTTTCCAGTAG